One window from the genome of Chroococcidiopsis sp. TS-821 encodes:
- a CDS encoding DoxX family protein yields MLKIVRKNKELLRVILAVSITVVGLLHFAVPDIFVRIVPSLLPYPLELVYISGIFEILGGIGLLVPTVSRAAAWGLIALFIAVFPANINMAVNHIHIDGIPDSPWFQVVRLPFQGVLIAWAFWYTKPSTNIKDQAAIINLYDTET; encoded by the coding sequence ATGTTGAAAATAGTTCGTAAAAACAAAGAACTTCTACGGGTTATTCTTGCTGTATCTATTACTGTAGTTGGTCTGCTACATTTTGCCGTACCTGATATTTTCGTCAGGATTGTACCATCTCTTTTACCATATCCCTTAGAGTTAGTTTATATTAGTGGCATTTTTGAAATTTTAGGAGGAATTGGGTTACTTGTTCCTACAGTTAGTCGTGCGGCTGCTTGGGGATTAATTGCACTTTTTATTGCGGTTTTTCCTGCCAATATTAATATGGCGGTAAACCACATTCATATTGATGGCATTCCTGATTCACCTTGGTTTCAGGTTGTTAGACTTCCCTTTCAAGGAGTTCTCATCGCTTGGGCGTTTTGGTATACAAAGCCTTCAACAAATATTAAAGACCAAGCGGCAATCATCAATTTGTACGATACAGAAACTTAG
- a CDS encoding DUF99 family protein, with amino-acid sequence MDLETLLRRGRTIRVIGFDDAPFSRPSSGGKVNIAGVVCADTRFEGMVWGEVQQDGWDATETICQLLLGKKFLPQLHILLLDGIAFGGFNIIDLPLLAHTLSLPCVTVMRRLPNLQAMQEAIHHLPQPARRLQTLQRAGTIYQYPPFFFQVSGASPEVTFAVLQRLTNCGKVPEALRLAHLIGAAVVKGESGKSA; translated from the coding sequence ATGGATCTAGAAACTTTGCTACGACGCGGTCGTACTATTCGTGTTATTGGCTTTGATGATGCACCATTTTCCCGCCCTAGCAGTGGCGGAAAAGTTAATATTGCGGGTGTAGTTTGTGCAGATACTCGATTTGAAGGTATGGTTTGGGGAGAAGTGCAGCAGGATGGTTGGGATGCAACAGAAACGATTTGTCAATTGCTATTAGGAAAAAAATTCTTACCACAGTTGCATATTCTGTTACTTGATGGCATTGCTTTTGGCGGATTTAATATTATTGACCTACCATTGCTTGCGCATACACTTTCGCTTCCGTGCGTTACTGTCATGCGCCGCCTACCTAATCTCCAAGCAATGCAAGAAGCAATACATCATTTACCTCAACCTGCTCGACGCTTACAGACGCTGCAACGTGCTGGTACGATTTATCAGTATCCACCTTTTTTCTTTCAGGTATCTGGTGCGAGTCCTGAAGTTACGTTTGCTGTTCTGCAACGTTTGACGAACTGTGGTAAGGTGCCAGAGGCATTGCGTCTCGCCCATCTGATCGGTGCTGCTGTAGTCAAAGGAGAAAGTGGGAAATCGGCATAA
- a CDS encoding cobyrinate a,c-diamide synthase — MALIIAGERSGVGKTTVTLMLLAYLSQRLQVQVQSFKVGPDYIDPMFHQYVTKRPCRNLDPILTNDAYVKQSFERHSRGVDCALVEGVMGLFDGATGIDDTASTAHIARLLKLPVLLAIDCSRLSRSVAAIAHGYRSFDPRVKIAGVVLNRVSSDRHLQFLKEALESIQLPILGVLRRADDLTIPDRHLGLVPTAEITQLDQLIDKFARLGETCFDWERLLPLLKGVRSLNVTTQDDKKIADATRSTSLRIAVACDRAFSFYYPDNLEILTQLGAEIVYWSPLTDPDLPENIQGLYFGGGFPEVFAQQLAENKSARVAVKTAIEQGMPTYAECGGLMYLSQAIVDFEQKSWSMVGVIPATAIMDARLTLGYRQATVLQSPLFKTGTAIWGHEFHRSRLNQTPTKPLYKLQGYNSSSLVLEGWQAYQVHASYLHLHFGGNLEIPQQFIQRCLKFRESQVSAPN, encoded by the coding sequence ATGGCATTAATTATTGCTGGAGAACGTAGTGGCGTTGGTAAAACGACAGTCACTCTGATGTTGCTTGCATATCTAAGCCAGCGACTACAAGTACAAGTGCAATCTTTCAAAGTTGGACCTGATTACATCGACCCGATGTTTCATCAGTATGTAACAAAACGCCCCTGCCGAAATTTAGATCCGATATTGACTAATGATGCTTATGTAAAGCAGTCTTTTGAACGTCACAGTCGAGGTGTTGATTGTGCGCTGGTAGAAGGCGTTATGGGATTATTTGATGGGGCTACGGGGATTGATGATACAGCAAGTACAGCACATATTGCACGGTTATTAAAGTTACCAGTTTTACTTGCGATCGACTGTAGTCGATTGTCACGCTCGGTGGCGGCGATCGCCCACGGTTATCGTTCGTTCGATCCGCGCGTCAAAATTGCGGGAGTTGTATTAAATCGCGTTAGTAGCGATCGCCATCTGCAATTTTTAAAAGAAGCTCTCGAATCAATACAGTTACCGATTCTTGGTGTATTACGCCGTGCAGACGATTTAACAATTCCCGATCGTCACTTGGGCTTAGTTCCCACCGCAGAAATAACGCAACTCGATCAATTGATCGATAAATTTGCACGCCTCGGAGAAACCTGTTTTGACTGGGAACGGCTCTTACCACTTTTAAAAGGAGTGAGGAGTTTGAACGTAACGACACAAGATGACAAAAAAATCGCAGATGCTACCCGTAGTACTTCACTTAGAATAGCAGTGGCATGCGATCGCGCGTTTAGTTTCTACTACCCAGATAATCTAGAAATTCTGACACAACTTGGTGCAGAAATCGTTTATTGGAGTCCATTGACTGATCCTGATTTACCCGAAAATATCCAGGGATTATATTTCGGAGGCGGCTTTCCGGAAGTATTTGCCCAACAACTAGCAGAAAATAAATCAGCACGGGTAGCAGTAAAAACAGCAATTGAGCAAGGAATGCCAACTTATGCTGAATGTGGTGGGTTGATGTATCTGTCACAAGCGATCGTCGATTTTGAGCAAAAATCGTGGTCAATGGTAGGAGTTATTCCCGCAACAGCAATTATGGATGCTCGCTTAACACTCGGTTATCGCCAAGCAACTGTACTACAAAGTCCACTATTTAAAACCGGTACAGCAATATGGGGACACGAGTTTCATCGGTCGCGGCTAAATCAAACACCAACAAAACCTTTATACAAGCTACAAGGATACAATTCCTCAAGCTTGGTGTTAGAAGGATGGCAAGCGTATCAAGTTCATGCGTCTTATCTTCACCTTCATTTTGGTGGGAATCTAGAAATTCCTCAACAGTTTATACAACGCTGTCTCAAGTTTCGCGAATCTCAAGTAAGTGCGCCAAATTAA
- a CDS encoding gamma-glutamylcyclotransferase, translating to MKSSEVINIFVYGTLKPGEVNYQRYCAGKVLQQRRAIAFGQLYELPFGYPAMTSGEHRVQGFVLSFADAEILTYLDLLEDYNPQRPMEENEYYRQQIDTYNLDLSFLASAWAYFMTLKQVNDFGAKLLPDGWWSGCR from the coding sequence ATGAAATCGTCGGAAGTTATTAATATTTTTGTTTATGGAACCTTGAAGCCTGGGGAGGTTAACTATCAACGCTATTGTGCGGGTAAAGTTTTGCAACAAAGGCGGGCGATCGCTTTCGGTCAACTTTACGAGCTTCCTTTTGGGTATCCAGCAATGACTTCTGGCGAGCATCGCGTCCAAGGATTTGTACTTTCGTTTGCTGATGCAGAAATATTAACTTACCTCGATCTGCTAGAAGACTACAATCCTCAGCGCCCGATGGAAGAAAATGAATATTATCGCCAGCAGATTGATACTTACAATTTAGACTTATCTTTTCTTGCTTCTGCTTGGGCGTATTTTATGACATTAAAGCAGGTTAATGATTTTGGCGCTAAGCTGTTACCAGATGGTTGGTGGAGTGGTTGTCGATAA
- a CDS encoding AI-2E family transporter: MNRVFSPLQQFLITWLLILITGWVTLNALRYIGELLSILITAGLIAFLLNYAVAALQPFLPRSIAAIFVYLLAGVIVAFTAVTLVPPVFIQARQLVVNLPSLVASAQQQLIMFQTWSVEHNLPFDVRILASQFLARAQTWSEAIATKGFGLVLGTFNWVLDLIFVLVISFYMLIDGERLWQGLTRIFAPTIRDRLTESLQRNLQRFVSGQLLLGLFMAVTLTLAFWTLRVPFFLVFAVFIGFMEVIPFIGATLGIATVTIVVAFIDWWLALQVLAVAVALQQIKDNLVAPRIMGNLTGLSPVIIFVSLLLGAQFGGFLGVILAIPLTGVIKSLTEIVFDPTLPPQTGSFFYNPLDSSDQILLRVSSKTNDDSN; this comes from the coding sequence ATGAATCGTGTCTTTTCGCCACTACAACAGTTTTTAATTACCTGGCTGCTGATCTTGATAACCGGTTGGGTGACACTTAACGCCTTAAGGTACATTGGGGAACTACTCAGCATTTTGATTACAGCTGGGCTAATTGCGTTTTTGCTTAACTACGCGGTTGCAGCGTTACAACCATTTTTACCTCGGAGTATTGCTGCAATCTTTGTTTACTTGTTAGCCGGAGTCATTGTTGCTTTCACTGCGGTGACTTTAGTACCACCAGTGTTTATTCAAGCACGGCAATTAGTTGTGAATTTACCTTCATTAGTAGCTTCTGCACAACAGCAGTTAATAATGTTTCAAACTTGGAGTGTAGAGCACAACTTACCGTTTGATGTCCGGATATTAGCATCGCAGTTTCTCGCACGGGCGCAAACTTGGAGTGAAGCGATCGCCACGAAAGGTTTTGGTTTGGTATTAGGAACTTTTAACTGGGTGTTAGATTTAATTTTCGTTTTGGTCATCTCGTTTTATATGCTCATTGATGGAGAGCGATTATGGCAAGGTTTAACACGTATTTTTGCACCAACAATTCGAGACAGACTGACAGAATCACTTCAGCGTAACTTACAAAGATTCGTTTCTGGTCAGTTATTACTCGGTTTATTTATGGCAGTAACGCTGACACTGGCGTTTTGGACATTGCGCGTGCCATTTTTTCTTGTATTTGCAGTTTTTATTGGGTTTATGGAAGTGATTCCTTTCATTGGCGCAACTTTAGGAATCGCAACGGTAACGATTGTAGTCGCATTCATTGATTGGTGGCTAGCATTGCAAGTTTTAGCAGTTGCAGTAGCACTGCAACAAATCAAAGATAATTTAGTTGCTCCTCGAATTATGGGCAATCTTACAGGGCTATCTCCAGTAATTATTTTTGTCTCTTTGCTATTGGGAGCGCAATTCGGTGGATTTTTGGGCGTTATTTTGGCAATTCCTCTCACTGGTGTTATCAAAAGTTTGACAGAAATTGTTTTTGACCCCACACTACCGCCTCAAACTGGCTCGTTTTTTTACAATCCACTTGATAGTAGCGATCAAATTTTACTCAGAGTCAGTTCTAAAACTAATGATGATAGCAATTAG
- a CDS encoding sigma-70 family RNA polymerase sigma factor — translation MSQSIPVSWSSVEANIPQTPVQVDSLSNYDLILLCQAGLRPERNAFAELLRRYQSHVDKVLYHLAPDWQDRADLAQEVWIRVYRNIKRLNDPVKFRGWLSRIATNLFYDELRKRKRNSSPLSLDAPRAVEDGDMDWEIAGDHPSPDEELTTREFYEQLQEAIADLPEVFRTTIVLREIEGMAYEDIAEITGVSLGTVKSRIARARSRLQSQLQQYLEG, via the coding sequence ATGAGTCAATCAATTCCTGTAAGCTGGTCATCTGTTGAGGCAAATATTCCTCAGACACCAGTGCAAGTAGACAGCTTATCTAACTACGATTTGATTTTGCTTTGTCAAGCTGGGTTACGCCCAGAGCGGAATGCATTTGCTGAATTGTTACGTCGGTATCAATCCCACGTAGATAAGGTTTTATACCATCTGGCTCCCGACTGGCAAGATCGAGCAGATTTAGCTCAAGAAGTGTGGATTCGAGTTTATCGCAATATCAAGCGCTTAAACGATCCAGTGAAATTTCGAGGTTGGCTGAGTCGGATAGCAACAAACCTGTTTTACGACGAATTACGCAAACGCAAACGCAATTCAAGCCCGCTATCTTTAGATGCTCCCCGTGCAGTGGAAGATGGAGATATGGATTGGGAAATCGCAGGCGATCACCCTAGTCCTGACGAAGAGTTGACTACGCGCGAGTTTTACGAACAACTCCAAGAAGCGATCGCTGACTTACCCGAAGTTTTCCGTACGACTATCGTACTGCGCGAAATCGAAGGCATGGCGTATGAAGACATTGCCGAAATTACTGGTGTTTCTTTGGGTACTGTTAAGTCTCGCATCGCGCGGGCACGTTCCCGATTACAGTCACAACTTCAACAATATTTAGAAGGTTAA
- a CDS encoding DUF4912 domain-containing protein: MAKERPPLEEMTLRQLRRVASEYGVSRYSRMRKAQLLAAIQQIERTKVSVVPTRTLEAQEAVEAAKFELGQDDRTGGSLADVDEGLAELPDGYGESRIVLLPRDPQWAYTYWDIPNEHKEDLRKQGGQQLALRIYDVTDINIDYQSPHSIQEYPCDELAREWYLPIPVSDRDYVVDIGYRCADGRWLVLARSAPVHVPPVYPSDWIEDRFITVSFEEDLRGKTVYELVPPAKRMAVAGVQQDSNPIYDEIFGMAQGAEAQRVAGSLYGSMQQVPGSAQMVGVQSISSYITASGMGMWAVPTMSGIGMSGVGMSGVGFSASAIPMRPRQFWLIADAELIVYGATEPDATVTIGGRPIKLNPDGTFRFQMSFQDGLIDYPIKAVAADGEQTRSIHMKFTRETPSRNTNTKEEAVPEWFA; encoded by the coding sequence ATGGCTAAAGAACGCCCACCTTTAGAAGAGATGACCTTACGGCAACTAAGAAGAGTTGCAAGTGAATACGGTGTCTCGCGTTATAGCCGAATGCGGAAGGCGCAACTGCTAGCGGCAATTCAACAAATCGAGCGCACAAAAGTTTCTGTTGTTCCAACTCGTACACTGGAGGCACAAGAAGCAGTGGAAGCAGCTAAATTTGAACTAGGTCAAGATGACCGCACAGGTGGCTCCTTAGCTGACGTAGATGAAGGTTTAGCCGAACTACCTGATGGATACGGTGAAAGTCGGATCGTGTTACTGCCCCGCGATCCTCAATGGGCATACACTTACTGGGATATCCCCAACGAGCATAAAGAAGACTTGCGCAAACAAGGCGGACAACAGCTAGCACTGCGCATATACGACGTCACAGATATTAATATCGATTACCAAAGTCCTCACAGCATTCAAGAATATCCTTGCGATGAGTTGGCACGGGAATGGTATTTACCGATTCCTGTGAGCGATCGCGACTACGTTGTCGATATTGGTTATCGCTGTGCTGACGGTCGTTGGTTAGTTTTAGCACGTTCTGCACCCGTTCACGTACCGCCGGTTTACCCTAGCGATTGGATTGAAGATCGCTTCATTACGGTCAGCTTTGAAGAAGATCTGCGCGGTAAAACTGTTTACGAACTTGTACCACCAGCTAAGCGCATGGCAGTTGCTGGAGTTCAACAAGACAGTAATCCGATCTACGACGAAATCTTCGGTATGGCTCAAGGCGCCGAAGCACAAAGAGTGGCAGGTTCGCTCTATGGCTCGATGCAGCAAGTACCAGGTTCGGCTCAAATGGTCGGCGTACAATCAATTAGCTCGTATATCACTGCTTCTGGAATGGGTATGTGGGCAGTACCAACAATGTCTGGGATAGGAATGTCCGGTGTAGGAATGTCCGGCGTTGGCTTCTCAGCTTCGGCAATTCCAATGCGCCCGCGTCAGTTCTGGTTAATCGCAGATGCTGAGTTAATTGTTTATGGTGCAACCGAACCGGATGCTACTGTAACAATTGGCGGACGCCCGATCAAGCTCAATCCTGATGGGACATTCCGCTTCCAGATGTCCTTCCAAGATGGTTTAATCGATTATCCGATTAAGGCAGTAGCGGCTGATGGCGAGCAAACACGCTCTATTCACATGAAGTTCACCCGCGAAACACCATCACGAAATACGAATACAAAAGAAGAAGCAGTTCCAGAGTGGTTTGCTTAA
- a CDS encoding anti-sigma factor codes for MTSEIKLPREQSHTRDLPAIHTGYAKPTGVMDRCQRDRFELLSAFLDGEVTAAERKEVEEWLAKDVEMQRLYARLLKLRQGIRTLPTPTEQQPVEQTVQQVFTRIDRRRSRRFALWGGTAIAALFVGALSGVLTDRSSLQIAELQPVPEASETLMVALNSPVIEIPKAAVAAPEPHFINQADYRHE; via the coding sequence ATGACGTCTGAGATCAAGTTGCCACGCGAGCAGTCCCATACAAGGGATTTGCCAGCAATACACACTGGTTATGCTAAGCCAACGGGTGTTATGGATAGATGTCAGCGCGACCGCTTCGAGTTACTAAGTGCTTTTCTCGATGGTGAAGTCACAGCAGCAGAACGAAAGGAAGTAGAAGAATGGCTGGCAAAGGACGTAGAAATGCAACGTTTATACGCCCGATTGCTCAAGTTACGTCAAGGTATACGAACGCTACCGACACCGACCGAACAACAGCCAGTAGAACAAACTGTGCAGCAAGTCTTTACTCGAATTGATCGACGTCGTTCGCGGCGCTTCGCCCTCTGGGGAGGAACAGCGATCGCTGCCTTGTTCGTCGGTGCTTTGTCTGGCGTATTGACGGATCGTTCATCACTGCAAATCGCTGAATTGCAACCAGTACCCGAAGCTAGCGAAACTTTGATGGTGGCTTTGAATAGCCCAGTCATTGAAATTCCGAAAGCAGCCGTCGCCGCTCCAGAACCTCACTTTATCAATCAAGCTGACTATCGTCACGAGTAA